DNA sequence from the Vibrio ishigakensis genome:
ACCAAGCCTATTTCAGTTGTACTAAACTTCATGACGAAAATTTCTCATATTAAAACCAGAGAAGGTATGAAGCACAGTATGAATCAACACGAAAAACTCAACTATGTTGAATTCGCATCTGAAGACTTAAACGCGACTAAAACCTTCTTTACCGCTGTTTTTGGATGGGAATTTGTAGATTACGGGCCTGAATATACAGCCTTTTCAAATCAAGGTTTGGACGGTGGTTTCTACAAAGCCAGTGCCTGTAATCGAACAAACACTGGTGGTGCCCTGTTGGTTTTTTATAGCTCCAATATTCAATCAACCCTCGACAAGGTTGTTGCCAATGGCGGCTCAGTCGTAAAAGAGATCTTCGAATTTCCTGGAGGGTATCGCTTTCACTTTACAGAGCCGAGCGGGAATGAGTTTGCCGTTTGGTCGGAATCGATAGGCTAAAAAGACTCCCTGCAATGGGCAGGGCTAGTTCTATTCATAGATGTTTCTCGAAGAAATCTAACATCTGTTTTGGATT
Encoded proteins:
- a CDS encoding VOC family protein; translation: MNQHEKLNYVEFASEDLNATKTFFTAVFGWEFVDYGPEYTAFSNQGLDGGFYKASACNRTNTGGALLVFYSSNIQSTLDKVVANGGSVVKEIFEFPGGYRFHFTEPSGNEFAVWSESIG